One region of Quercus lobata isolate SW786 chromosome 2, ValleyOak3.0 Primary Assembly, whole genome shotgun sequence genomic DNA includes:
- the LOC115975685 gene encoding dynein light chain LC6, flagellar outer arm-like yields the protein MSEGKARIEETDIPVKMQTRAMACAAQALDLFDVFDCISIAAHIKEFDKMYGSGWQSVAGSNFGCFFTHTPGTFIYFALETLNFLIFKGATS from the exons ATGTCAGAAGGAAAAGCTAGGATTGAGGAAACTGACATCCCAGTGAAGATGCAGACACGAGCCATGGCTTGTGCTGCTCAGGCCCTTGATCTCTTTGATGTTTTTGATTGCATATCTATTGCTGCCCATATCAAG GAGTTTGATAAGATGTATGGGAGTGGATGGCAATCTGTGGCGGGTTCAAATTTTGGTTGTTTCTTCACTCATACACCAGGGACTTTCATCTATTTTGCACTGGAAACCCTCAATTTCCTTATCTTCAAGGGAGCCACTTCTTAA
- the LOC115975680 gene encoding uncharacterized protein LOC115975680 translates to MEIRRTNSSPIGDQNCSMGFQKPRISTDGSSRNQIEELKKVFRDSLAKQNLLPNLTTQETGYLHQRDLSSASEIPSTSSNQSLNVDAYDFDSPDSSLSSKAPQKKEKKGPNLIAKLMGLEDLPSKTSQNTLQKHLERERISNQRRPIVDIDMPKGRKPQSIAQRVNPERKTLKEILDTLQFKGLLRSNSIKELKPQSDHSDNSHSKQRVIDEIPPIVLIKPFRVPRLVDQLHTAVLREEKSFNTKKMLRKLTIKRELSFNTHKEGALSSKKMHCKMEVEEEETPIKTLSIEEVTREHKEVVRKPEGKEIKPKEKVSHKLKASVPVDHRLQTKEAIVKKLKADRFQNNASASRKPLKMENKKGKIVSRCKDQATVTSTKPRKSGNVSNSCLVNNQISRKPSTTQNTSSKHATKTISSSDQKKNQMKKKKPVRELTAIKSIENFGSKEDDMSINFKSEICSPLIRIDTTLADQFPVDEEKDASESNIGEHCSNSQSSLSDVTPVSPKHEMDEKTVEEAYDYILHSRKDIKSFKSGNNLIHFLLSSPSFLTHAEELFDLDVCTPTILLTSCTSDFIEANVRLSLECANELIERKSLRGSQTVHPLLLTHEGNLRVCTSVDKLLEEVCSVVESLRRYSKFGGELLPQDSLYSMLERDISCNGIENGIWDFSWRYEFSADDAEQVVTEIEKLVFCELIEEVLT, encoded by the exons ATGGAGATTAGGAGAACAAATTCTAGTCCAATTGGGGATCAAAATTGCTCAATGGGATTTCAAAAGCCTAGAATTTCTACTGATGGCTCTTCAAGGAATCAGATTGAAGAGCTTAAGAAAGTGTTCAGAGACAGCCTTGCTAAGCAGAATCTATTGCCAAACCTAACCACTCAAGAAACAGGAtatcttcatcaaagagatttgaGCTCAGCTTCAGAAATTCCTTCCACAAGCTCAAACCAGTCTTTGAATGTTGATGCATATGATTTTGATTCTCCTGACTCCTCTCTTTCATCAAAAGCTCCacagaagaaggagaaaaaaggCCCAAATTTGATTGCCAAGCTAATGGGTCTAGAAGACCTCCCTTCAAAAACATCACAGAACACTCTACAGAAACAtttagagagggagagaattTCAAACCAGAGAAGACCTATAGTTGACATTGATATGCCAAAGGGAAGGAAGCCCCAATCTATAGCACAGAGGGTGAATCCAGAGCGGAAGACATTGAAGGAAATACTTGATACCCTGCAATTCAAAGGACTTCTGAGAAGCAACTCTATCAAAGAGCTTAAGCCTCAGTCTGATCATTCCGACAATTCCCATTCCAAACAAAGGGTGATTGATGAGATACCACCCATTGTTCTTATTAAACCTTTTCGTGTCCCACGCCTGGTGGACCAGCTTCACACAGCAGTGCTTCGGGAAGAGAAATCTTTCAACACAAAAAAGATGCTGAGAAAATTGACAATAAAAAGAGAGCTTTCTTTCAACACTCACAAAGAAGGGGCTTTGAGTTCCAAGAAAATGCATTGCAAAAtggaagtagaagaagaagagactcCTATTAAAACACTTAGCATAGAAGAAGTTACTAGGGAACATAAAGAAGTAGTTAGGAAACCagaaggaaaagaaatcaaGCCTAAAGAAAAGGTTTCACATAAGCTAAAAGCTTCTGTTCCTGTAGATCACAGACTGCAGACAAAAGAGGCAATTGTCAAGAAACTGAAAGCAGATCGATTTCAAAATAATGCTTCTGCTAGCAGGAAACCGCTGAAGATGGAGAACAAGAAAGGTAAAATTGTCTCAAGATGTAAAGATCAAGCTACAGTGACCTCTACAAAGCCAAGAAAGTCTGGAAATGTATCAAACAGTTGTTTAGTAAACAACCAGATTTCCCGAAAACCAAGTACCACCCAAAACACCAGCTCAAAACATGCAACAAAAACTATAAGTTCCTCTGATCAGAAaaagaatcagatgaagaagaagaagccagtCAGGGAGCTTACAGCAATCAAATCA ATTGAAAACTTTGGATCCAAAGAAGATGACATGAGCATCAattttaaaagtgaaatttgCTCTCCACTGATAAGAATTGACACTACTCTTGCGGATCAATTCCCTGTAGATGAGGAAAAGGATGCCTCTGAATCTAATATTGGAG AGCATTGCAGTAATAGCCAGAGTTCTCTTTCTGATGTCACACCAGTGAGTCCCAAGCATGAAATGGATGAGAAAACTGTGGAAGAAGCTTACGATTACATCCTTCATAGTAGAAAAGATATCAAAAGCTTTAAATCTGGAAATAATCTCATACATTTTCTCTTGAGCAGTCCATCATTCCTTACTCATGCAGAGGAGCTTTTTGATCTTGATGTGTGTACTCCAACAATTTTACTAACATCTTGCACCAGTGATTTCATAGAAGCCAATGTGAGGCTCTCTTTAGAATGTGCAAATGAACTAATTGAACGTAAAAGCCTTCGAGGTTCACAAACAGTCCATCCTTTGTTACTTACACATGAGGGCAATTTGAGAGTATGCACCTCAGTGGACAAGTTATTGGAGGAAGTTTGTAGTGTTGTTGAAAGTCTTAGAAGATATAGCAAGTTTGGTGGTGAGCTTCTTCCTCAAGATAGTCTTTATTCAATGTTAGAGAGAGATATAAGCTGCAATGGAATTGAAAATGGAATCTGGGATTTTAGTTGGAGGTATGAATTTTCTGCAGATGATGCTGAGCAAGTGGTGACTGAGATAGAGAAGCTAGTTTTCTGTGAGTTGATTGAGGAGGTCCTCACATAA
- the LOC115975683 gene encoding uncharacterized protein LOC115975683, whose amino-acid sequence MFCSVLQNMPQDGLRSVVYRSFVTCDDSKGVVNCKTIKKSRTGSQQMDHKNESQRTRKNSNTAMAYYMEREDMVSKGFTEEVHSPSSFQVMEVSRGAQKLNQMIDSWSKGVIFDGQSKDIAQDLLKGALDLQESLVMLGKSQEASLYMS is encoded by the coding sequence ATGTTCTGCTCAGTGCTGCAGAATATGCCTCAAGATGGTCTAAGATCAGTTGTTTATAGATCATTTGTCACATGTGATGATTCAAAAGGAGTTGTGAATTGTAagacaataaaaaaatcaaggacTGGTTCTCAGCAAATGGACCACAAGAACGAAAGCCAAAGGACACGAAAGAACTCAAATACGGCTATGGCATACTACATGGAGAGAGAGGACATGGTCTCAAAAGGGTTTACAGAAGAAGTTCATAGTCCATCTTCTTTTCAAGTCATGGAAGTCTCTAGAGGAGCCCAGAAGCTGAACCAGATGATTGACTCATGGTCTAAAGGAGTGATATTTGATGGGCAGTCTAAAGATATTGCACAAGATTTGTTGAAAGGTGCTCTTGATCTCCAAGAATCTCTAGTCATGCTAGGAAAGTCTCAAGAAGCTTCATTGTATATGTCTTAG